In Mytilus edulis chromosome 6, xbMytEdul2.2, whole genome shotgun sequence, the following proteins share a genomic window:
- the LOC139528437 gene encoding beta-1,3-glucan-binding protein-like isoform X1, with product MWKLLLLCMLGVSNALGPAQFTLSPSGQMKVKIPADGFSKVAIHYNVNHELPGVTGSRFGQDLVTANGGFFEWQSTTQAKEGDKIHYWLWGEKNGQGVTQTDLTGVIVSDHTITQQPTPKPTSPQPIVTNKPVGTASPTQSGSGAVTAGLSSGVTSSVGTSGSIHKGSQNGSSGGSSGGGSGFMVGGSSYHGPSKSNTVNCQSYPCLIFEDDFNTLDFSTWEHEITAGGGGNWEFQYYTNNRSNSYVKDGTLFIKPTLTSDHYGEKFLTSGSLALWGGSNADMCTSNMFWGCQRDGSADHPINPIQSARLRSTRGFTMKYGKVEVEAKIPTGDWIWPAIWMLPVWNAYGQWPASGEIDIMESRGNINYHDDKGVSQGHDSVGSTLHFGPGFPFDPYEKAHAEKHLTTGTFSDSFHKFAVEWDESMIRFTIDGEELLKTVPPQGGFWELGEFDKNQPGMTNPWRGASKMAPFDQEFYLIMNVAVGGIGFFPDTWSNTPSAKPWSDKSEFTARDFYRAKNQWYPTWNADNNDGEDAALKVNYVKVWKMKP from the exons ATGTGGAAGTTATTGCTCCTTTGCATGCTAGGAGTTAGCAATGCACTTGGTCCTGCACAGTTTACACTATCACCATCCGGTCAGATGAAAGTGAAAATTCCTG CGGATGGTTTTTCAAAAGTTGCCATACATTACAACGTTAATCATGAATTACCAGGTGTTACTGGGTCAAGATTTGGACAAGATTTAGTCACAGCAAATG GTGGTTTCTTTGAATGGCAAAGTACCACTCAGGCTAAAGAAGGAGATAAGATACATTATTGGTTATGGGGAGAGAAGAATGGACAGGGAGTGACACAAACAGATTTAACCGGTGTTATAGTAT CTGATCACACAATTACTCAACAACCTACACCAAAACCTACTTCTCCTCAGCCGATTGTTACAAACAAACCAGTTGGAACAGCTTCTCCAACCCAAAGCGGAAGTGGTGCTGTAACAGCTGGATTATCATCAGGAGTGACATCTTCTGTTGGAACATCCGGAAGTATACACAAAGGAAGTCAGAACGGAAGTTCTGGGGGTTCAAGCGGAGGTGGATCTGGTTTCATGGTTGGTGGATCAAGCTATCATGGTCCTAGTAAAT CTAATACAGTTAATTGCCAATCGTATCCATGTTTGATATTTGAGGATGATTTCAACACTTTGGATTTCTCTACATGGGAGCATGAGATCACAGCAGGCGGAGGGGGT AATTGGGAATTTCAGTACTACACAAACAACAGATCCAACAGTTATGTAAAAGATGGGACACTGTTTATCAAACCG ACACTAACATCAGACCATTATGGGGAAAAATTTCTCACCAGTGGTAGCTTGGCACTATGGG GTGGTTCTAACGCCGATATGTGTACAAGCAATATGTTTTGGGGATGTCAAAGAGACGGATCAGCAGACCATCCAATAAACCCAATACAATCTGCCAGATTACGTAGTACCAGGGGTTTCACCATGAAATATGGAAAAGTCGAAGTCGAGGCTAAAATACCTACAGGAGATTGGATATGGCCTG CTATTTGGATGTTACCAGTATGGAATGCTTATGGTCAGTGGCCTGCATCTGGAGAAATTGACATTATGGAATCAAGAG GTAACATCAATTACCATGATGATAAGGGCGTAAGCCAGGGTCATGATTCTGTCGGTAGTACACTTCATTTCGGTCCAGGATTTCCATTCGACCCATATGAAAAAGCACATGCTGAAAA gcACTTGACAACTGGAACCTTTTCAGACAGCTTCCATAAGTTTGCAGTTGAATGGGATGAATCAATGATTAG GTTTACAATTGACGGAGAAGAACTTCTGAAAACTGTTCCTCCACAAGGCGGTTTCTGGGAGTTAGGAGAATTTGATAAAAACCAACCAGGAATGACAAACCCATGGCGTGGAGCTTCAAAAATGGCACCGTTTGATCAAGAG TTCTATTTGATTATGAACGTTGCTGTTGGTGGTATTGGTTTTTTCCCAGACACATGGAGTAACACCCCTAGTGCCAAGCCATGGAGTGATAAATCTGAGTTCACAGCCAGAGATTTCTACCGTGCCAAGAATCAATGGTACCCGACATGGAATGCTGACAATAATGATGGGGAAGATGCTGCTCTTAAAGTCAATTATGTCAAAGTTTGGAAGATGAAACCATGA
- the LOC139528437 gene encoding beta-1,3-glucan-binding protein-like isoform X2, which yields MWKLLLLCMLGVSNALGPAQFTLSPSGQMKVKIPADGFSKVAIHYNVNHELPGVTGSRFGQDLVTANGGFFEWQSTTQAKEGDKIHYWLWGEKNGQGVTQTDLTGVIVSDHTITQQPTPKPTSPQPIVTNKPVGTASPTQSGSGAVTAGLSSGVTGSQNGSSGGSSGGGSGFMVGGSSYHGPSKSNTVNCQSYPCLIFEDDFNTLDFSTWEHEITAGGGGNWEFQYYTNNRSNSYVKDGTLFIKPTLTSDHYGEKFLTSGSLALWGGSNADMCTSNMFWGCQRDGSADHPINPIQSARLRSTRGFTMKYGKVEVEAKIPTGDWIWPAIWMLPVWNAYGQWPASGEIDIMESRGNINYHDDKGVSQGHDSVGSTLHFGPGFPFDPYEKAHAEKHLTTGTFSDSFHKFAVEWDESMIRFTIDGEELLKTVPPQGGFWELGEFDKNQPGMTNPWRGASKMAPFDQEFYLIMNVAVGGIGFFPDTWSNTPSAKPWSDKSEFTARDFYRAKNQWYPTWNADNNDGEDAALKVNYVKVWKMKP from the exons ATGTGGAAGTTATTGCTCCTTTGCATGCTAGGAGTTAGCAATGCACTTGGTCCTGCACAGTTTACACTATCACCATCCGGTCAGATGAAAGTGAAAATTCCTG CGGATGGTTTTTCAAAAGTTGCCATACATTACAACGTTAATCATGAATTACCAGGTGTTACTGGGTCAAGATTTGGACAAGATTTAGTCACAGCAAATG GTGGTTTCTTTGAATGGCAAAGTACCACTCAGGCTAAAGAAGGAGATAAGATACATTATTGGTTATGGGGAGAGAAGAATGGACAGGGAGTGACACAAACAGATTTAACCGGTGTTATAGTAT CTGATCACACAATTACTCAACAACCTACACCAAAACCTACTTCTCCTCAGCCGATTGTTACAAACAAACCAGTTGGAACAGCTTCTCCAACCCAAAGCGGAAGTGGTGCTGTAACAGCTGGATTATCATCAGGAGTGACA GGAAGTCAGAACGGAAGTTCTGGGGGTTCAAGCGGAGGTGGATCTGGTTTCATGGTTGGTGGATCAAGCTATCATGGTCCTAGTAAAT CTAATACAGTTAATTGCCAATCGTATCCATGTTTGATATTTGAGGATGATTTCAACACTTTGGATTTCTCTACATGGGAGCATGAGATCACAGCAGGCGGAGGGGGT AATTGGGAATTTCAGTACTACACAAACAACAGATCCAACAGTTATGTAAAAGATGGGACACTGTTTATCAAACCG ACACTAACATCAGACCATTATGGGGAAAAATTTCTCACCAGTGGTAGCTTGGCACTATGGG GTGGTTCTAACGCCGATATGTGTACAAGCAATATGTTTTGGGGATGTCAAAGAGACGGATCAGCAGACCATCCAATAAACCCAATACAATCTGCCAGATTACGTAGTACCAGGGGTTTCACCATGAAATATGGAAAAGTCGAAGTCGAGGCTAAAATACCTACAGGAGATTGGATATGGCCTG CTATTTGGATGTTACCAGTATGGAATGCTTATGGTCAGTGGCCTGCATCTGGAGAAATTGACATTATGGAATCAAGAG GTAACATCAATTACCATGATGATAAGGGCGTAAGCCAGGGTCATGATTCTGTCGGTAGTACACTTCATTTCGGTCCAGGATTTCCATTCGACCCATATGAAAAAGCACATGCTGAAAA gcACTTGACAACTGGAACCTTTTCAGACAGCTTCCATAAGTTTGCAGTTGAATGGGATGAATCAATGATTAG GTTTACAATTGACGGAGAAGAACTTCTGAAAACTGTTCCTCCACAAGGCGGTTTCTGGGAGTTAGGAGAATTTGATAAAAACCAACCAGGAATGACAAACCCATGGCGTGGAGCTTCAAAAATGGCACCGTTTGATCAAGAG TTCTATTTGATTATGAACGTTGCTGTTGGTGGTATTGGTTTTTTCCCAGACACATGGAGTAACACCCCTAGTGCCAAGCCATGGAGTGATAAATCTGAGTTCACAGCCAGAGATTTCTACCGTGCCAAGAATCAATGGTACCCGACATGGAATGCTGACAATAATGATGGGGAAGATGCTGCTCTTAAAGTCAATTATGTCAAAGTTTGGAAGATGAAACCATGA
- the LOC139526818 gene encoding uncharacterized protein, translating into MVCVAVNSVSSFLNVLLIIMHSLICGIYTQEHVKNILVKVLKSNCTMNRDHSCKDKYLQICYNHMSLCYRKQPPDCLFPPDFDTDYTYLTAVTGSNFTYSSLVELALLKNIHVGITLTPRTTRSPLRTSCEKKRENTTNGFRVVTSSEDGSYQFELLIEAICYNPNCFGHRCETCATVGITQPVQSITLNKLRTTTTITTQSLSYSSKETMNGESCNDSPFVNCDKQTVCFVPTLKRLCPRTCGLCGNTCKDNSAVNCNDINVCSIAHLRGHCPLRCGLCSPPACVDSTVIHCENPGVCSIASLVQFCPLTCGGCVPPTKMPCRDGTLVNCKTEGICMNSVLKVHCDFTCGLCDKTSSTDTTYIGTTKKLGLSQIIGR; encoded by the exons ATATGTGGAATATACACTCAAGAACACGTAAAGAATATACTTGTAAAAGTTTTGAAGTCAAATTGCACGATGAACCGGGACCACAGTTGTAAGGATAAATATCTCCAGATTTGTTATAATCA CATGTCGTTATGTTATAGAAAACAGCCTCCAGATTGTTTATTCCCGCCTGATTTTGACACGGACTACACTTATTTGACAGCCGTAACTGGAAGCAACTTTACGTATTCTAGTCTTGTAGAG TTGGCATTACTTAAAAATATACACGTGGGAATCACACTGACACCAAGAACTACACGATCTCCACTGAGAACGTCATGTGAAAAGAAAAGGGAAAATACTACTAATGGTTTTAGAGTCGTGACGAGTAGCGAAGACGGCAGTTATCA ATTTGAACTGTTAATAGAAGCTATTTGTTATAATCCTAACTGTTTCGGACATAGATGTGAAACTTGTG CAACAGTCGGAATAACGCAACCAGTCCAAAGCATTACATTGAATAAACTtcgaacaacaacaacaataacaacaCAGTCATTAAGCTATAGTTCAAAAGAAACCATGAACG GCGAATCTTGTAATGACAGTCCATTTGTGAACTGCGACAAACAAACCGTTTGTTTTGTACCAACACTGAAACGACTGTGTCCTCGTACATGTGGATTATGTG GAAACACATGCAAGGATAATTCGGCAGTAAACTGCAATGATATCAATGTATGTTCCATTGCGCACTTGAGAGGACACTGTCCATTACGTTGTGGCCTTTGTT CGCCACCAGCTTGTGTGGATAGTACGGTTATACATTGTGAAAATCCTGGAGTATGTTCAATTGCCAGTCTGGTACAGTTTTGTCCCCTTACTTGTGGCGGATGTG tACCGCCGACAAAGATGCCATGTAGAGATGGGACATTGGTCAATTGTAAAACTGAAGGAATATGTATGAACTCTGTGCTAAAGGTTCACTGTGATTTTACATGCGGACTGTGTG ATAAAACTAGTAGTACAGATACGACTTATATTGGAACAACAAAGAAACTAGGTTTGTCACAGATAATTGGGAGATGA